A window of the Polaribacter sp. HaHaR_3_91 genome harbors these coding sequences:
- a CDS encoding carbohydrate kinase has product MANITCFGEVLWDVFPTHKKIGGAPLNVAVRLQSLENNVYIITKVGEDDNGQKIKDFIKENNVNKAALQIDEELKTGKVKVLLDDKGCASYDIMFPRAWDQIELTESAKKIVKVSDAFVYGSLVARDEVSRNTLYELLKIAKYKIFDVNLRAPYYNIARLSYLMNEASFIKFNDDEIIEISKGLNFNSTSLEENIQFIAKTTNTKSICVTKGGSGAILYYNDVFYYNEGYKVKVVDTVGAGDSFLASLINKLLKDVAPQEALDFACAVGAIVASSEGANPEIKESEILGFMEQKTV; this is encoded by the coding sequence ATGGCAAATATTACATGTTTTGGCGAAGTGCTTTGGGATGTGTTTCCAACGCATAAAAAAATAGGAGGAGCTCCTTTAAACGTTGCAGTAAGATTACAATCTTTAGAAAATAATGTATATATAATAACTAAGGTTGGTGAAGATGATAATGGTCAAAAAATTAAGGACTTTATTAAGGAGAATAACGTTAATAAAGCAGCGTTACAAATAGATGAAGAACTAAAAACAGGAAAAGTAAAAGTTTTATTAGATGACAAAGGTTGTGCTTCGTATGATATTATGTTTCCAAGAGCTTGGGATCAAATAGAATTAACAGAAAGTGCAAAGAAAATAGTAAAAGTTTCAGATGCTTTTGTGTATGGTAGTTTGGTAGCTAGAGATGAAGTGTCAAGAAATACATTATATGAACTTTTAAAAATAGCAAAATATAAAATTTTTGATGTAAACCTTAGAGCACCTTATTATAACATCGCGCGTTTGAGTTATTTAATGAATGAGGCTAGTTTTATTAAATTTAATGATGATGAAATTATTGAAATTTCAAAGGGATTAAATTTTAATTCAACTTCTTTAGAAGAGAACATTCAATTTATTGCAAAAACTACAAATACAAAATCTATTTGTGTTACAAAAGGAGGTTCAGGAGCAATACTTTATTATAATGATGTATTCTATTATAATGAAGGTTATAAAGTAAAAGTTGTAGACACTGTTGGAGCAGGAGATTCTTTTTTAGCTTCTTTAATTAATAAACTATTAAAAGATGTTGCGCCACAAGAAGCATTAGATTTTGCTTGTGCTGTAGGTGCAATAGTGGCAAGTAGTGAAGGTGCAAATCCAGAAATTAAAGAAAGTGAGATTCTAGGTTTTATGGAACAAAAAACTGTGTAA
- a CDS encoding EamA family transporter encodes MWMYLGLLAALFLGLHNLCKKHAVQGNEVFPVLFGTISAGFLLILPFYLGSIWNPDYMQKIGFYITSIPWSTHGFIFIKSMIMAASWVLAYQALKHLPITIVTPIRSAGPFFTFIGAIFIYNEKPNSLQWVGFFLIILSVLLYSKIGKKEGINFKRNKWIFAIIAATFLGASSGLYDKFLIQTLTLNPQTLQFWFCFYTILILLIILSITWFPYADKRKAFKFRWSIPAVGVLLQTADYFYFKALQDPDALIMLLSAIKRSQIIIAVVVGGLLFKEKNKRKKLVPLFGILLGVFLILYS; translated from the coding sequence ATGTGGATGTATTTAGGACTTTTAGCGGCTTTATTTTTAGGATTACATAATTTATGTAAAAAACATGCTGTACAAGGCAATGAAGTATTTCCTGTTTTGTTTGGAACAATTTCTGCTGGTTTTCTATTGATACTACCCTTCTATTTAGGATCTATTTGGAATCCCGATTATATGCAAAAAATAGGTTTCTACATTACAAGCATTCCTTGGAGTACGCACGGATTTATTTTTATAAAATCGATGATAATGGCAGCTTCCTGGGTTTTGGCATATCAAGCATTAAAGCATTTACCAATTACCATAGTAACTCCAATTCGCTCTGCAGGTCCCTTTTTTACATTTATAGGTGCTATCTTTATTTATAATGAAAAACCAAATTCATTACAATGGGTTGGTTTTTTTCTGATTATTCTTTCAGTTCTATTATATTCTAAAATTGGTAAAAAGGAGGGTATCAATTTTAAAAGAAATAAATGGATTTTTGCCATTATCGCAGCTACCTTTTTAGGTGCTTCTAGTGGCTTGTATGATAAATTTTTAATTCAGACTTTAACTTTAAACCCTCAAACATTACAATTTTGGTTTTGCTTTTATACCATTCTAATATTGTTAATTATTTTATCAATTACATGGTTTCCTTATGCTGATAAAAGAAAAGCTTTTAAGTTTAGATGGTCTATACCAGCTGTTGGAGTTTTATTACAAACAGCAGATTACTTTTATTTTAAAGCACTACAAGACCCTGATGCTTTAATTATGTTATTATCGGCTATAAAAAGAAGTCAGATTATAATTGCCGTTGTAGTTGGTGGATTGTTATTTAAGGAAAAAAATAAGCGTAAAAAATTGGTTCCTTTATTCGGAATTTTACTTGGGGTATTTTTAATCTTGTATTCTTAA